A region of Verrucomicrobiota bacterium DNA encodes the following proteins:
- a CDS encoding Gfo/Idh/MocA family oxidoreductase, producing the protein MTLAKQNRVRALLGAPDRVVSPSGAASIDLNMILSKPLASRRSFFKTAAFGTLLMELPTIIPARVLGAEGAVAPSNRIQVGFIGTGSHGTNWNLAKYLKLPDARVPIVCDVDREHMEFAKEKVDAAYKNKDCATTTDFREVLARKDIDAVMISTPDHWHTLISVMAVRAGKDVQCEKPTLTIGEGKVLIDTVRKHKKIFQTSTEDRSLPMYHRMAELVRNGRIGKLQRIEVMLPKQPTKPGDPTPQPVPPELDYEMWLGPAPFAPYTKDRVHFNFRWIWDYSGGIICDWGTHLFDTAQWGNDTEHSGPVEVEGTGTHWEGGLYNTVKDYDVTYRYANGVVMTCKPGNPSIKFIGTDGWVGNTGWRKPVEASSPEILNSVIGPNELHLFTQPEGEHRDFLDCFKSRKDPYFPVDIGHRVATVCHIANIALRLGRKLRWDPKAERFENDEAANAMMTRPLRAPWKL; encoded by the coding sequence ATGACACTGGCAAAACAGAACCGCGTGCGCGCACTCTTGGGAGCGCCGGACCGCGTTGTCTCCCCGTCCGGTGCCGCTTCAATTGATCTGAATATGATATTATCCAAACCATTGGCCAGCCGCCGTTCCTTTTTTAAAACCGCCGCCTTCGGAACGTTGTTGATGGAGCTGCCCACCATCATTCCCGCCCGCGTACTCGGGGCGGAGGGAGCGGTGGCACCCAGCAACCGTATCCAGGTCGGCTTCATTGGCACTGGCAGTCATGGTACGAATTGGAATTTGGCGAAATATCTTAAGCTGCCCGACGCCCGGGTGCCGATTGTGTGCGATGTGGATCGCGAACACATGGAGTTTGCCAAGGAGAAGGTGGATGCGGCGTACAAGAACAAGGATTGCGCCACAACCACCGATTTTCGCGAGGTGCTCGCCCGCAAGGATATTGACGCGGTGATGATTTCCACGCCGGACCACTGGCATACGCTCATCAGTGTTATGGCGGTGCGCGCCGGCAAGGATGTGCAGTGCGAGAAACCAACGTTGACGATTGGCGAGGGCAAGGTGCTGATTGATACCGTCCGGAAGCACAAGAAGATTTTCCAGACCAGCACGGAAGATCGCTCATTGCCCATGTATCATCGCATGGCGGAACTCGTCCGCAACGGCAGGATCGGCAAGTTGCAGCGCATCGAGGTCATGCTGCCCAAGCAACCAACCAAGCCCGGCGATCCCACGCCCCAACCCGTCCCCCCAGAACTGGATTATGAGATGTGGCTGGGCCCCGCCCCCTTCGCGCCCTATACCAAGGATCGGGTACATTTTAATTTCCGTTGGATTTGGGATTATTCCGGCGGCATTATCTGCGACTGGGGCACGCATTTGTTTGATACCGCGCAATGGGGGAATGATACGGAACATAGTGGTCCCGTGGAGGTGGAAGGCACTGGTACACATTGGGAGGGCGGGCTTTATAATACGGTGAAAGACTATGATGTGACCTACCGTTATGCCAACGGGGTGGTGATGACCTGCAAACCGGGCAACCCCAGCATTAAATTCATCGGTACGGACGGGTGGGTGGGGAACACTGGTTGGCGCAAGCCGGTGGAGGCCAGTTCGCCCGAAATTCTGAACTCGGTCATTGGACCGAATGAACTGCATTTGTTCACCCAGCCGGAAGGGGAACACCGGGATTTCTTGGATTGTTTCAAGAGCCGTAAGGATCCTTACTTCCCGGTGGATATCGGACATCGTGTCGCGACCGTCTGCCACATCGCGAATATCGCCCTCCGGCTCGGGCGAAAACTGCGCTGGGACCCGAAAGCCGAGCGCTTTGAAAATGACGAAGCGGCCAACGCCATGATGACACGGCCCTTGCGGGCACCCTGGAAGTTGTGA